A region of Neovison vison isolate M4711 chromosome 7, ASM_NN_V1, whole genome shotgun sequence DNA encodes the following proteins:
- the ANKRD49 gene encoding ankyrin repeat domain-containing protein 49 isoform X2: MPRVWVFFRSHWLRNAVREPGKRRRRPAPKQEPILRSRGTTPEARFATAMFPFFKLTTVRRLLSEKATHVNTRDEDEYTPLHRAAYSGHLDVVRELIAQGADVHAVTVDGWTPLHSACKWNNTRVASFLLQHDADINAQTKGLLTPLHLAAGNRDSKDTLELLLMNRYIKPGLKNNLEETAFDIARRTSVYHYLFEIVEGCTNSSPQP; the protein is encoded by the exons ATGCCTAGAGTTTGGGTCTTCTTCCGTTCTCATTGGCTGCGGAATGCAGTCAGGGAGCCGGGAAAGCGGCGGCGACGCCCCGCCCCTAAGCAGGAGCCAATCCTGAGAAGCCGAGGGACGACCCCGGAAGCGAGGTTCGCGACAGCGATGTTTCCCTTCTTTAAG CTTACTACAGTGCGGAGACTACTGTCTGAAAAGGCCACCCATGTGAACACTAGAGACGAAGATGAATATACCCCTCTCCATCGAGCAGCCTACAGTGGACACTTAGATGTGGTACGCGAGCTGATTGCACAAGGGGCAGATGTCCACGCGGTGACTGTGGATGGCTGGACGCCGCTGCACAGTGCTTGTAAGTGGAATAACACCAGAGTCGCTTCTTTCTTACTCCAGCATGATGCAGATATCAACGCCCAAACAAAAGGCCTCCTGACCCCCTTACACCTCGCCGCTGGGAATAGGGACAGCAAAGATACCCTGGAGCTCCTCCTCATGAACCGCTACATCAAACCGGGTCTGAAGAACAACTTGGAAGAAACGGCCTTTGATATTGCCAGGCGGACAAGTGTCTATCACTACCTCTTTGAAATTGTGGAAGGCTGCACAAATTCTTCACCTCAGCCATAA
- the ANKRD49 gene encoding ankyrin repeat domain-containing protein 49 isoform X1, with translation MEKGKVNSDGKPDPENSLDFSEHFNQLELLETHGHLIPTGTQSLWVGNSDEDEEQDEKTEEWYQLQEKKMEKDPSKLLLWAAEKNRLTTVRRLLSEKATHVNTRDEDEYTPLHRAAYSGHLDVVRELIAQGADVHAVTVDGWTPLHSACKWNNTRVASFLLQHDADINAQTKGLLTPLHLAAGNRDSKDTLELLLMNRYIKPGLKNNLEETAFDIARRTSVYHYLFEIVEGCTNSSPQP, from the exons atggaaaaagggaaAGTAAATAGTGATGGAAAACCAGACCCAGAAAATTCCCTGGACTTTTCTGAACACTTTAACCAGCTTGAATTGTTGGAAACACATGGGCACCTTATTCCCACTGGTACCCAAAGTCTCTGGGTAGGGAATTCTGATGAAGACGAGGAAcaagatgaaaaaactgaagagTGGTATCAATtgcaagaaaaaaagatggaaaaagatccAAGCAAATTGCTTCTTTGGGCCGCAGAAAAAAATcgg CTTACTACAGTGCGGAGACTACTGTCTGAAAAGGCCACCCATGTGAACACTAGAGACGAAGATGAATATACCCCTCTCCATCGAGCAGCCTACAGTGGACACTTAGATGTGGTACGCGAGCTGATTGCACAAGGGGCAGATGTCCACGCGGTGACTGTGGATGGCTGGACGCCGCTGCACAGTGCTTGTAAGTGGAATAACACCAGAGTCGCTTCTTTCTTACTCCAGCATGATGCAGATATCAACGCCCAAACAAAAGGCCTCCTGACCCCCTTACACCTCGCCGCTGGGAATAGGGACAGCAAAGATACCCTGGAGCTCCTCCTCATGAACCGCTACATCAAACCGGGTCTGAAGAACAACTTGGAAGAAACGGCCTTTGATATTGCCAGGCGGACAAGTGTCTATCACTACCTCTTTGAAATTGTGGAAGGCTGCACAAATTCTTCACCTCAGCCATAA